The following DNA comes from Phytohabitans rumicis.
TGGGTCGGTGACAAACGATTCGTCGGCGGCACCCAAGACGCCAGCACAGACCTGACCCACCTCGGCGCCCGCGAATACGACCCCACCACCGGACGCTTCATCTCCCTCGACCCCATCATGGACCTCACTGACCCGCAGCAGATGCATGGCTTCACCTACGCCAGTAACAACCCCCTCACGTGGTCCGACCCAGACGGCCTTATCGAATCAGATTGCATGGACCACGACTGCTACGGCTACGTTCCCACCTGGAACGGAGGCTGCCCATACGGTTGCGGTTCAACCAAGAACGTTAAATGGGGCAAGAAGCATAAGAAGAGGTCCACCAAGCAAAGAAGCCCTCAAAAGCTACCGAAGGCATCTAAGCTTCCAAATCTCCCCGACTGGGACCCTACTCCGAGATCGGATCAAGGAGAGCATCCTGAATGGAACTCCGCCGGCTACTGGGACCGCTTCTGGCATGACACGATCATGATGGAAGAATATGCTGCAGCGCGCGTGTTCCAGGCTTTCTTCTGCACGAAAGGTCCGAATGCCTGCGCTCAGTGGGGTCACTGGCTTGGCGGCAGCGGCGAAGACATGATCGTCGATCCATCAATATTCATGGACGAAGACAACTTCTCCGTGGATGTCCTCGGGGCCATCGAGCAGTACAAGGCGATGGCATCCGCCCAGTGTGCCGCCTCAAGCTGTTCGTATACCTTTGACAGCGGATGGAAACCTACACTGGGGACAAGCCCGGCAAACCCGGTAAAAGAGGACTATGCCGGAATGGGGCAGGTTCAAGTCAACGTGACCGGGTCGGTAAACGTCTCCAGAGGAAAGGATGGTGCGGTTAGCGTCTCCGGATCGTATGGCATCTCAATCCGTAAGGACTGGAATTTTGACCCAGGCGAGTACCCCTCCAGGGGCGATACTAAGGTCAGGCACCGCTTCAGCGAACTTCATCAGTACGGATACGCAAAAGACTTCGTGCTCCGTGGCACGAGCGGCGTCAGGAGATTCTGAGCCCGTCGAGCCGTAGCTCGCCTCGGGCTACCGAGGAAATGCTTGTGCCAAAAGCATCGAATGGCCCTTCCGGTGACGGGTTTGAAAAGAATGTTCCATGACGTTCCATAGGTCATCGAGAAGTAAAAGGCGATGACTTCTGAAAGGTGCGACCCGTCTACCTGGTCGTATGTGAGGCGACAACGGGTGGAAGTCAACAGCCTGGACAAGCCTGACGAACCGGCAAAAGAAAGACTGGCGGGCAGGTCTAGGTGAACTTAGCCGAGGGTCGACATGTATCGCGAGCGGAAGGGATGGTACTGTAAGCGCGTCCGGCTCGTACTACATCTCCATCTATGAGGACTGGAACTGTGGCCCAGGCGAGTACCCAACACCGCGCGGGAGTGAGATCAGGCACCGGTTCGCCGAGCTCCCTCGATACGGGTGAAGTCAGGACTTCATGCGTTGTTGCGCGAGCGACGCCAGGACGTCCTGAGCCTCATGAGTGCTAATTTGTTGCCGCCTGTCGCCGACCCGAGGCATGGTCGTCGTCGCGGCGTGATAATACTGATCGCTGGCGTGTTGCTAGCCGGCATTCTGTCGCTTGTAGCGTGGAACGCGGTTAGGGACCGCCCTCACGATCCACGCGCATACACCGGCAGCCAGAGCCAATCTCTTGACGAAATGTTGCAGACGTATCAGTTGATCTTACCGAGGTGTGCAACCGACACGGTGAGATATCTGCAGTACGTGCAGGGAACAACAGATTCATTCTACCTGTATTTTCAGGGCGAAAGACAGTGTGTCGACGAGTTTCTGGACGTCAATAGTATGGCGGACGAGGAAACGTTCCAAACCACTGGGCTTCCTTTTGATGCAGGCATCGAAGGCTGGCCGCAGGCTGGGGCCAAGCAGTACACGGCTCTCCATCACACCCTAGATCCTCCTGACAGCTCCTCGCTTGTCGCAGTCGACATTGCGCTAGACCTGGCGGATGCCGAGGTTGAACTCTACTTGCGGGCTGGAATCCTTTAGTATTTGAGCTGCCAGATTGGAACAGATACGAACACGGTTATGCGTTAGTGCGGCGTCTCGCTTGCCATGAATCGGCCCTTGCGACGAGCAAAGCTCGCATGCCGGGCAGTTTTGTGGGCTGACCGGAAGGGCGCAGTGAGCGCCGGGAAACTCGCCCCCACGGTGCGGTTGCCTTACGTAACCGTCGTCGCCTCGTCGGCAGCGATCCTGGCGGCTGTGGTTCAGTACGCCGCGCCGGCCGTCGTCCCACTTCTGCAACGAGATCCCGAAGGGCTGGCGGACGGGCAGGTATGGCGGCTGCTGACGCCCCTGTTGGTGCAGACGCTCGGCTGGTACCAGGTTGTCGCGAATCTCGTCACCCTAGCCACCGTGGGTGTGGCGGCAGAGCGGCTGCTTGGTCGCTGGCGGTGGGGGGTGCTGTTCGCCGCAGGCACGGCTAGCGGACAGGTAGCGGCCTACGCGTCGGGCGAGCCGGGCGGTGGCGACTCCATCGCGATCTGCGGACTGGCCGTGAGCTTCCCCCGGTTCTCCGGACACCTGAGGTGAGGTGGACGGCGGCTTCCAGGAAGGATGTCGTCTCATGCCTGCCCCACACCCTGCAGAGTTCCGCCAGCGAGCCGTGCAGTTGGCCCGGACCGGCGACAAACCGGTCGCGATGTTGGCGAAGGATTTGGGTATCAGCGAGTCGTGTCTGCGTAACTGGATGGCCCAGGCCGACGTCGACGACGCCGGCGGCGGCGGTGCGGGTCGGTTGAGCAGTGCGGAGAAGAAGGAGTTGGCCGAGCTGCGCCGCCGTAACCGGCAGCTTGAGGTGGAGAATGAGATTCTCAAGCGGGCGGCTGCTTACTTCGCCCGGGAGAATGTGCTCCCAAAGTAGCGTTCGGGTTGGTCCGAGAACTCGCCGATGACGGCATCGACGTCGCGGTGGCCTGCCGAGTGCTGGGTGTGTCCCGCTCCGGATTTTACGAATGGAAGGATCGGCCGGTATCGGCGCGGGAGCAGGAGAACGAGATGCTGCTGCGGTACATCGAGAAAATCCACGCTGATCCGCGGAAGAAAACGTACGGGTCGCCCCGGGTACACGCTGAGTTGACCCTCGGCGTGGGCCTGCACGTGAATGAGAAACGGGTGGCCCGGCTGATGCGGTCGGCGGGCATCCAGGGCCTGTACTACCGGCGCCGGTCCTGGTGCACCGTCCGTGACCCGCAGGCCACGCCGTCGGCGGACCTGGTCAACCGACAGTTCGATGTGGACGCGCCGAACCGGTTGTGGCTGACCGACATCACCGAACACCCTACCGAGGAGGGCAAGCTGTACTGCGCCGCGGTCATGGACGCCTACAGTCGGCGGATCATCGGCTACTCCATGGCCGATCATCTTCGTACCGAGCTGGTCCTGGACGCGTTGTCGATGGCGATCGTCCGCCGCCCACCAGCCCGGCAGGAAACGATTCTGCATTCCGATCACGGCACCCAATACACATCATGGGACTTCGGTCAGCGTCTGCGGAAAACCGGTCTGCTCGGCTCGATGGGTACCGTCGGCGACTGCTACGACAACGCCATGATGGAATCCTTCTGGGGAACTCTACAACTAGAGGTACTCGACCGCAAGAAATGGAAGACCCGCGACGAGCTTGCCAACGCTATCTTCGAATGGATAGAATGCTGGTACAACCCGGTAAGACGCCATTCCAGCCTCGGAATGCGCAGTCCCATCGAGTTCGAGAAACTCCACACCCCGTCTGATCACGACCGTTGACCCCACACCTCGGGTGTCCGGCCTACGGGGGGAAGCTCACCGGCGGCGTGACCGTCGCTTTGCTGGCGACTCCCTCTCCTGTGCCAGGGGCTGCCGCCCGTGTAGTCGGGTACTACGTTGCCGCACTCGCCGGCTGGGGTGTCGGCGGCGCCATCACTGCCGCGGCCGCGTGCTTGAGCGCATACGTCTTGGAAGCCACGTTGTGGCGTCTAACCGGTCTCGATGTGGCGCGACTCGGTTGTGTAGCTGTGGTGACGTGCGCGGCGGGCATGGCTGCCGTCGGTGATCTGCATGGGATTTCTTTAGTGTCGGGGATGGTAACGATGCTGGCGCTCATGCTCGTACCTCTGCGTGCGCGTGGTCTTGTTTCGGCTCAAGTTCACCTCGACTCGGGCGACCAAACGGAGTCTTGATTAGCGTCGCGCCTACGCTCATGTTCAACCTACAAGCGCAGGAGTCGCCGCAAACCTGCGGCGAGGTCGCTGCCGACATTAGGCGCGAAGACGTCATCTCCTCGGTACGGCCAGAAAGAGCCCCGATTCGACGACGGGTGTATCCGCCCACACCTCAACCGTGTAGGCCCGGTCTAACAGGCCCGGAGCGGATCTGCTGCTCGACTCACGCGGTCGGCTGAATCGTCAACCTATGAACGATCCGGCCCGCGATTGTCGACACGCCGTTGCAAATGCAACCGTCGGACCGCGCCGCGCCGCGAAGGAGAGGCGCCACCAAGATCAAGCTCTTGCCATCCGAGACCGCATCCATGACGAAGCAGCATGACCAAGCCGTGAGCGCCCTCTCGGCCATGATCGTGAACTGGCTGGAGCGTCGCCGAAGTGCGGACTCATCAAGTCGGACCGCTATTATCGAACAGCGTCATGAGGCACCTGGAAGATGCGAAGGCGACCGGCGTAGCCCAGCGACTCCCGCCTATGCTGCTTCCGCCGGGACCGCTCGCGGACCAGCGGGAGCAGGAAGGTGCTGCTCAGTGCCGTTACGTGCCGGTTTGTATGCCTAACCCACGGCCCACCTACCGAATTCAAGTATCGTGGCTCCGCTCTTGGAGGTCGGCCCGGGTTTGGTGCGGCACCGTCGGCGCGTGGTCGTTTACCGTGGATGAGACGATGACGTCGGGCGAAGGGGGTTGGCAGTGGGTGCGGAAGCAGCCAGGGCGCCGGTCGGTTCGCGCTACGCCGACCAGCGCCCCTACGCCGTGGCTTCACGCCTGGCCGACCTGCATGGCCCCACGGGCGGAGTGGTGCGGCTGGAGCGGCGGCTGAACTGGTCCGGGCAGGCCAGCTACGACTTGGCTAACCCGCGCCGGCTGGCCAGCATGTACGAGACGGTCCTTCGCGAGGCTGCCCATCCGGAGGAGTTGGCCGCGTGGCTGGACGGGCCGACGTTGGTGCGCCTGTGGCCGGGCCTGGTAGTCCCGCCCGAGGTTCGGCGGCTGTGGGAAGCGCGGTTTCCTGAGCTGGCTGCTGCGCGTCGGCCAGCCGCGTAGTGGGAGCGGAAGACGCGGCGGTCCATCGGCGGCTGGCGGAGATCGGGCTCAGCGCGGGTGGGCCGTACGGGTTCGCGTTGGCCGGTGGCCACGCCGTCGCCGCGCATGGCATCTTGCAACGCCCGAGCGAGGACGTTGACCTGTTCGCCGACTGGCAACGCCGAGCGGACTTCCCGGCCGCCGTCGACGAGGTGATCGCCGCGTACCGTGGCGCGGGCTACCAGGTTGAGGTCGACCACCGGACGGACACCTTCGTCCGCTTGTACCTCGCCGACCCGGCCGAGCCGAGCACCCAGTACCGGGTGGAGTTGGTGGCGAACTGGCGGATGCAGCCGCCGGTACAGATGGATATCGGCCCGGTGCTGCACGCCGACGACGTCTTGGCCGGCAAGATGGACGCCCTGTACAACCGCGCCGCCGCGCGCGACTTCCTCGACATCGACGCGGCGATCACGTCCGGCCGCTTCACCCTCGATCGGTTGTGCGTGCTCGCGGAGACCGTCGATGCCGGCTTCGACCGCGCGATGTTCGCCGGCATGCTGCGCTACATCGAGCGCTTCGACGATGAAGAATTCGCTGAGTACGGCCTCACGCCAGCCGAGGTGGCATTGCTGCGTGCCCGCGTGGATGCCTGGCGTGAGGACCTGACCTCGTCGCAGCCTCCTCCTGGCCAGTAGTCAGCCTGCGAAGCCCTCGCAGGCGGTCCGCTGTGTGCGTGACGGTACGCCTCGCGGATTTCGGCGGGGATGCGTCCATCTGAGCTGATGTCCAGGCCGATGGTGCGGGCCCAGGCGCGGACCCGTCAGTGGCGGCCCAGTGATCCGGGAGCCGGTCCAGTTCCCCAAGACGTGGTCTCGGGGAGCTGGACCGGTCCGGACTCAGCCGGACTGCGCGGCCGCCAACCGCCGGTGCACGCGTCGGGCATGCGAGATGTCGGCCCCGGCGGCCAGGGCCAGCTCGCGATGATCGGGCGTCCGGCCTTCTTCGACGGCGGCGGCAAATGCCCGCCGCATAGCCTCGACCTTGGTCTCCGGCTCGTCCTGGACGGCTATGGACTCGGCGGACTCGGCCACCGCGACGGTCCGGGCGAGCGCCAGCTTCACCATCGCCAGGAACCCGAGCGCCGGCAATGCTGCGGCGAGCCAGCCGATCACCGAGGGCTCCGCCTCGACGACCTGAGCAGCCAGTGACAGGGCGACCGCGCAGACCAGCACCGTCGAGGCGAACCACACCGGCCGCCCCATCCGATGACGGCGGCGGATCTCCAGGCCCGACGCGATGGACATCAACTCCAAGGTCACCGCGTCGGCCCAGGCCAGCCACCCCGGCTGGCCGTGCCCCGCCGCCACGTCGTGAACGTGGGTGAAGCTCGCCGCTCCCGCCGCGGTCCCGATGACGAGCATGATGGCGACCTGCACCACGCCTTCGAGGCGCTCACCGTACGCAGGTCGCGAGCCGAGAGCGGTCACCGCGACACCTCCGCGAGCCGGGCTCGCTCGATGAGACTGACGACCGTACGCAGGGTGGAGTCGTCGAGAAACCGGACCATCCAGGCGACAATCCGTACATCTTGGCCACCCAACTCAACACCGCGGAGCGCGTCGCGTAGAGCCATCTCCCGGAGTCGCGGGCCGACGTGTCCGCCGATCGCGAGGTACTCGTGTGCCTTCATAATATGGACCTCCGTCGTTCTGGAGGCCCGAGCAAATGCTAGGGATCTTGCTAGGGAACGGCGCCGTTGCCGTCCGGACGACCCCGGATGGGGCCGGACGGCGATCAATGAAACCGCACGTCACGGCCCTTTTCCGGGATCAGGCCGACTTAAGATTGATGATCTTAAATGGTCTCATAATCCCTCGGTCGCGGGTTCGAGTCCCGCCCGCCCCACCAACCGCACCATTGTGCGAACCGGGGACTCTCCTTCGTTGCCCTCGTCTGGGGGCAGCGGGTGCTCCTGCGTGGGGATTCTGAACACGGGTATGACTCCTTGGTCGGTGATCTTGATGTCGGCGATGAGGCTCTCGATGGCTGCCTTGCGTTCGCCGTGGGTGCCGACGGTCGTGACTCGATCCAGGTAGGCGCGTAGCCGTTCGATGGTGCCGGGTGGCGGCGGCGCCGGCTGGGTGTCGAGCTGGTCGGTGACCTCGGCTTGGCGGGCGCGGAGTTGCTCGATGCGGGCGCGGAGTTCCTTGATGCGCGGGCCGGCGGTGGCGTCGTCCATGGTGCCGTTCTCGAACGCGGCGTGGTACCGGTCGATCGACGTCTCGGCGGTCTTGATCTGGGCGGTGATGGCGTCGAGTTCGGCGTGCCGGTCGGTGTGGGTGTCGCTGTGTTGGGCGCGGGCGCGTTCGATGATGGCGGCGAGGACGGGTTCGGCGGTGGTGTAGAAGGCGTGGAGGGCTTGGAGTACGGCTTGGTCGATCTCGTCGGCGGGGATGCGCGGGGCTGGGCAGCCGGCTTTGCCGTAGCGGGTGCGGGAGAAGCAGGTGTAGTAGCGGTATCGGCGGGTGCGGCCGTTGGCGGAGGTGCCGATGTACTTGTGGCCGCAGTGTGGGCAGGTGAGTAGTCCGGTGAGGTAGTAGTCGGAGTCGCTCATCGCCCGTTGGGTCTGGGCGTCGCCGCGGGCGGTGGCGATCTGTTGTGCCCGGGCGAAGGTGTCCCGGTCGATCAGGGGCTCGTGGGCGTCGGGGACGTAGACGTCGCGGTAGGCGATGTCGCCGACGTAGGCGGGGTTGTCGAGGATGCGGTTGATGGTGTAGCCCGCCCAGGGGCTGCCGGTGCGGTTGGGGATGCCTCGGCGGTTGAGTTCGTCGGCGATGGCGCGGGTGCCGAGCCGGTCGTGGGTGTAGAGGCGGAAGATGTCGCGCAGGATGGGTACCTCGGTGGGGTTGGGGACGAGTCTCTGGGTTTCGGGGTTGACGAGGTAGCCGTAGGGGCGGGTGCCGCCGGCCCATTTGCCTTTGCTGGCTTTTGTGGTCATGCCGTGTTTCACCCTGTCGATGATGACGCTGCGTTCGAATTCGGCGAACATGCCGAGGAGGTGGAGGAAGAGTCGGCCGATTGGGGTGCCGGTGTCGAATTGTTCGGTGGATGAGGCGAATGCGACGCCGGCGTTGTCGAGTTGGGCGACGAGGTCGAGTAGGTCGAACAGGCGGCGGGTGAATCGGTCGGTTCGATAGACGATGAGTAGGTCGAATCGTCCGGCCTTGGCGGCGCGGAGCGCTTTCTGAAGGCCGGGCCGGTCGGCGGTGGCGCCGGAGGCGTCGTCTTCGAAGTCGGCGACGATGACCCAGTTGGGTTGGGCGTTCACGTACTTGGTGAGGGCGGCGCGTTGGGCGTCGAGGGAGAAGGGTTGGTGTTCGTCGTCGGTGGAGCGGCGGACGTAGATCGCCACTCGCCGGTGTCCCTGGTCGGGGTCAGGCTGTGGCGTGCGGGCGGGTCGGCCGCGCCGCTTCGGTGGTGTGGTTGGGGTGCCTGCCATCAGGCGGTTCCTCCGTGAGGGTGAGGGGTGGCCGGGTGGTGGCGGGCGCGGTCGGCCCGCCACCAGATGCTGCGAGGCTCGGGGGTCATGTGGCGTCCTCGGGGTGGTCTTGCCAGTAGCGGTTGAGGAGCACGGCCCAGGCTTCGATCGCGTTGTCGAATTGTTCGGCGGTCATGGGGATGGTGTCGATGCGTACGACTTTGATCGGAGCGGCGGATAACGACTTTGTGCTGCGGCTGCCGCAGGTGTTTTTCGCACCACCGGGTTTCTTTCGTTTGGTGGTACCGGGTCGCGGATGGTCAGGATAGCTCCCGACCGGGGTTTCG
Coding sequences within:
- a CDS encoding rhomboid family intramembrane serine protease yields the protein MSAGKLAPTVRLPYVTVVASSAAILAAVVQYAAPAVVPLLQRDPEGLADGQVWRLLTPLLVQTLGWYQVVANLVTLATVGVAAERLLGRWRWGVLFAAGTASGQVAAYASGEPGGGDSIAICGLAVSFPRFSGHLR
- a CDS encoding IS3 family transposase (programmed frameshift) gives rise to the protein MPAPHPAEFRQRAVQLARTGDKPVAMLAKDLGISESCLRNWMAQADVDDAGGGGAGRLSSAEKKELAELRRRNRQLEVENEILKRAAAYFARENVLPKLAFGLVRELADDGIDVAVACRVLGVSRSGFYEWKDRPVSAREQENEMLLRYIEKIHADPRKKTYGSPRVHAELTLGVGLHVNEKRVARLMRSAGIQGLYYRRRSWCTVRDPQATPSADLVNRQFDVDAPNRLWLTDITEHPTEEGKLYCAAVMDAYSRRIIGYSMADHLRTELVLDALSMAIVRRPPARQETILHSDHGTQYTSWDFGQRLRKTGLLGSMGTVGDCYDNAMMESFWGTLQLEVLDRKKWKTRDELANAIFEWIECWYNPVRRHSSLGMRSPIEFEKLHTPSDHDR
- a CDS encoding nucleotidyl transferase AbiEii/AbiGii toxin family protein; this encodes MGAEDAAVHRRLAEIGLSAGGPYGFALAGGHAVAAHGILQRPSEDVDLFADWQRRADFPAAVDEVIAAYRGAGYQVEVDHRTDTFVRLYLADPAEPSTQYRVELVANWRMQPPVQMDIGPVLHADDVLAGKMDALYNRAAARDFLDIDAAITSGRFTLDRLCVLAETVDAGFDRAMFAGMLRYIERFDDEEFAEYGLTPAEVALLRARVDAWREDLTSSQPPPGQ
- a CDS encoding recombinase family protein, which codes for MAIYVRRSTDDEHQPFSLDAQRAALTKYVNAQPNWVIVADFEDDASGATADRPGLQKALRAAKAGRFDLLIVYRTDRFTRRLFDLLDLVAQLDNAGVAFASSTEQFDTGTPIGRLFLHLLGMFAEFERSVIIDRVKHGMTTKASKGKWAGGTRPYGYLVNPETQRLVPNPTEVPILRDIFRLYTHDRLGTRAIADELNRRGIPNRTGSPWAGYTINRILDNPAYVGDIAYRDVYVPDAHEPLIDRDTFARAQQIATARGDAQTQRAMSDSDYYLTGLLTCPHCGHKYIGTSANGRTRRYRYYTCFSRTRYGKAGCPAPRIPADEIDQAVLQALHAFYTTAEPVLAAIIERARAQHSDTHTDRHAELDAITAQIKTAETSIDRYHAAFENGTMDDATAGPRIKELRARIEQLRARQAEVTDQLDTQPAPPPPGTIERLRAYLDRVTTVGTHGERKAAIESLIADIKITDQGVIPVFRIPTQEHPLPPDEGNEGESPVRTMVRLVGRAGLEPATEGL